The DNA region GCGTGCTGTTCCAGAACCGGGGGCATTCCTTCTCGCTTGATCCCGATCATCCGAACGTGCTGGCGCCGTCCAAGCGGCCTATGCACACGATCATGCCCGGCATGGTGACCGAAGACGGAAAGCCGGTGTTGAGCTTCGGGGTCATGGGGGGCGATTACCAGCCCATCGGACAGGCCCGGGTCGTGTCGGCGCTCTACGATCACGGAATGGAGTTGCAGGCCGCGTTGGACCTGCCACGTCTTTTCACCCTTGCCTCGGGCGTCGACATCGAGCGGAGCCTGCCGCCCGAGGTCATGTATGGCCTGATGGAGAAGGGCCATGCGTTGCAAGTGGTGGACGAACCCATCGGCGGGGCGCAGGCAATCGCGATCGATCACGCGCGGGGCGTTCTGATCGGCGCTTCGGATCCCAGAAAGGACGGCTATGCCGCAGGGTTCTGAAGCGGGTGGTCAGCCGCGAAACGGGTGCAAAACCATCGGCACGCAGGTTTCGAGCGCCTCTGTGGAATAGCCCCCCTCCATCGTGAAGACGGTGGGGAGGCCGAGGTCCGCCAGTGCATCGCCGATCCGGGCGAAGTCCTTTGTTGAGAGGGACATCTTGCCCACTGGATCGCCGACAAAGCCGTCGACGCCGAGCGGCACGATCAGATAATCGGGCGAGAACCGCCGAACGTCGGACAGCACCTCCGAGAGTGACGAGAGGAAGGCGTCCCCCTCGCTGCCGACCGCCAGTGGCGCGTTGAGATTAAGGCCCGCGCCAGCGCCTTCGCCACGCTCGTCTGCGTAGCCGGTGAAATAGGGATAATCATGGGCGGGGTCTATGTGCAGCGAGGTGGTCAGCACGTCGCCGCGCGCCCAGAAGACAGACTGCGTGCCATTGCCGTGGTGGGCGTCGATGTCCACTGTCGCTACCCGCGCACCCTGATTGGCCATCCAAGCCGCGGCGAGGGCTGCGTTGTTCAGATAACTCGTCCCGCCCATGAGATCGGCCGAGGCGTGGTGGCCTGGCGGCCGGCAGGCCGCAAAGGCGTGACCCTCGCCCGCCAGAACGGACCGGGCCGCCGCAAGGGCCGCGCCTGCAGCACCGACGCTCGCCATCCACATTCCGGGCGTCAACCCGCTGACGCCGTCGAAACAGAAATGGCCGATCTTGCCCTCTATGGCCTCTGGAATCCGGCCAAAGGCGTTGCGCGTCGGCCAGACGAAGCCGTAGCCGTCAAGCTCCGGGCCGAAGGCGGCTTCCCACTCGGTCCAGGCAGATTTCAGAAAAGCCAGAAAGGCCTCGGAATGGACAAGGCGCAGATCCTCGTGCGCGGCGGGGTCGGCCTCGATCGGGGCCGCGAACCCGTGCCGGTCGAGGCCGCGCAGCACTGCGTCGATGCGGTCGGGTGTCTCGATGGCCGGGACCATCTGCCCCGGCACGAATTCCATCCGTGCCCTGTGGCCAAGGTGAGCGTCGCTGGTGAATATGCGCATTTTTGCGTCCTGTCAGTGTGTTGGCGCCGCGGGCACGGTTG from Sagittula stellata E-37 includes:
- a CDS encoding histone deacetylase family protein, whose product is MRIFTSDAHLGHRARMEFVPGQMVPAIETPDRIDAVLRGLDRHGFAAPIEADPAAHEDLRLVHSEAFLAFLKSAWTEWEAAFGPELDGYGFVWPTRNAFGRIPEAIEGKIGHFCFDGVSGLTPGMWMASVGAAGAALAAARSVLAGEGHAFAACRPPGHHASADLMGGTSYLNNAALAAAWMANQGARVATVDIDAHHGNGTQSVFWARGDVLTTSLHIDPAHDYPYFTGYADERGEGAGAGLNLNAPLAVGSEGDAFLSSLSEVLSDVRRFSPDYLIVPLGVDGFVGDPVGKMSLSTKDFARIGDALADLGLPTVFTMEGGYSTEALETCVPMVLHPFRG